The Deltaproteobacteria bacterium genome includes a window with the following:
- a CDS encoding TIR domain-containing protein, protein MPELHRYRIFISHAWSYNEDYYRLIKYLDEAPSFLYANYSVPKHDPAEESLKEALRRQIRPVEVVLIVAGMYANSSDWIQFEM, encoded by the coding sequence ATGCCGGAGCTTCACAGATACCGAATCTTCATCAGTCATGCGTGGAGTTACAACGAGGACTACTATCGCCTCATCAAGTACCTTGACGAAGCCCCGAGTTTCCTCTACGCAAACTACAGCGTGCCGAAACACGATCCTGCCGAGGAGAGTCTTAAGGAAGCGTTACGACGGCAGATTCGGCCGGTTGAGGTAGTGCTCATCGTTGCAGGAATGTACGCTAATTCCAGCGATTGGATTCAGTTTGAAATGG